A genomic segment from Gorilla gorilla gorilla isolate KB3781 chromosome 3, NHGRI_mGorGor1-v2.1_pri, whole genome shotgun sequence encodes:
- the MSMO1 gene encoding methylsterol monooxygenase 1 isoform X1 has protein sequence MATNESVSIFSSASLAVEYVDSLLPENPLQEPFKNAWNYMLNNYTKFQIATWGSLIVHEALYFLFCLPGFLFQFIPYMKKYKIQKDKPETWENQWKCFKVLLFNHFCIQLPLICGTYYFTEYFNIPYDWERMPRWYFLLARCFGCAVIEDTWHYFLHRLLHHKRIYKYIHKVHHEFQAPFGMEAEYAHPLETLILGTGFFIGIVLLCDHVILLWAWVTIRLLETIDVHSGYDIPLNPLNLIPFYAGSRHHDFHHMNFIGNYASTFTWWDRIFGTDSQYNAYNEKRKKFEKKTE, from the exons ATGGCAACAAATGAAAGTGTCAGCATCTTTAGTTCAGCATCCTTGGCTGTGGAATATGTAGATTCACTTTTACCTGAGAATCCTCTGCAAgaaccatttaaaaatgcttGGAACTATATGTTGAATAATTATACAAAGTTCCAGATTGCAACATGGGGATCCCTTATAGTTCATGAAGCCCTTTATTTCTTGTTCTGTTTACCtggatttttatttcaatttataccttatatgaaaaaatacaaaattcaaaag GATAAGCCAGAGACATGGGAAAACCAATGGAAGTGTTTCAAAGTTCTTCTCTTTAATCACTTCTGTATCCAGCTGCCTTTGATTTGTGGAACCTATTATTTTACAGAGTATTTCAATATTCCTTATGATTGGGAAAGAATGCCAAGATG GTATTTTCTTTTGGCAAGATGCTTTGGTTGTGCAGTCATTGAAGATACTTGGCACTATTTTCTGCATAGACTCTTACACCACAAAAGAATATACAAGTATATTCATAAAGTTCATCATGAGTTTCAG GCTCCATTTGGAATGGAAGCTGAATATGCACATCCTTTGGAGACTCTAATTCTTGGAACTGGATTTTTCATTGGAATCGTGCTTTTGTGTGATCATGTAATTCTTCTTTGGGCATGGGTGACCATTCGTTTATTAGAAACTATTGATGTCCATAG TGGTTATGATATTCCTCTCAACCCTTTAAATCTGATCCCTTTCTATGCTGGTTCTCGGCATCACGATTTCCACCACATGAACTTCATTGGAAACTATGCTTCAACATTTACATGGTGGGATCGAATTTTTGGAACAGACTCTCAGTATAATGCCTATAATGAAAAGAGGAAGAAGTTTGAGAAAAAGACTGAATAA
- the MSMO1 gene encoding methylsterol monooxygenase 1 isoform X2, whose protein sequence is MPRWYFLLARCFGCAVIEDTWHYFLHRLLHHKRIYKYIHKVHHEFQAPFGMEAEYAHPLETLILGTGFFIGIVLLCDHVILLWAWVTIRLLETIDVHSGYDIPLNPLNLIPFYAGSRHHDFHHMNFIGNYASTFTWWDRIFGTDSQYNAYNEKRKKFEKKTE, encoded by the exons ATGCCAAGATG GTATTTTCTTTTGGCAAGATGCTTTGGTTGTGCAGTCATTGAAGATACTTGGCACTATTTTCTGCATAGACTCTTACACCACAAAAGAATATACAAGTATATTCATAAAGTTCATCATGAGTTTCAG GCTCCATTTGGAATGGAAGCTGAATATGCACATCCTTTGGAGACTCTAATTCTTGGAACTGGATTTTTCATTGGAATCGTGCTTTTGTGTGATCATGTAATTCTTCTTTGGGCATGGGTGACCATTCGTTTATTAGAAACTATTGATGTCCATAG TGGTTATGATATTCCTCTCAACCCTTTAAATCTGATCCCTTTCTATGCTGGTTCTCGGCATCACGATTTCCACCACATGAACTTCATTGGAAACTATGCTTCAACATTTACATGGTGGGATCGAATTTTTGGAACAGACTCTCAGTATAATGCCTATAATGAAAAGAGGAAGAAGTTTGAGAAAAAGACTGAATAA